From Sulfuracidifex tepidarius, one genomic window encodes:
- a CDS encoding ABC transporter substrate-binding protein, whose translation MQSKSKVLSVLLVGIMLFSMIIDVGISTNAAYVSATANEPVINWYQVSYTCPWVGSIEYIFSISTHTAEFSALQKGQIDFATITHQSDFETGQKDSNLWVNTSVQESFGLLAFAFGNPLTANVNFRYAISNLLNYQVITDKINDDGLLGIGTPYYLFPGIPFYKPFISENASLWYQKYESYNLSMAVYHLEQIPNVTHVNGQWYYQGKPLKLTFTYPSGDTPAEKLATYLQDQAASINLTIVPVQTTFAQLIEAATTPPYNAFNITTFGWVNLGPFAESWMQGIYTSPSNTGGFSNSTIDTLLDKASLAPSLTQAEVYVREADFYLQQQLPYIITSWSNAVDGIYLPGWADYIYLNVTSEYAYSIINVHPRGSFLNGTFIYSSVSSSAPRHINPYASASVYAFNVLGDIYPGLVSYEYANQTALLPLLAKSWNLQLIPKETLPNGDLIVNGSVLTVNLVHNATWDNGVPVTAYDVNFTIWWLDIPGMMGTNTFDGLHVNYTALYNNGEISTDYFGSQPYIVWTQVTSPYQIKIYMNASSYADEFDALDGYYVYPAFVFNTTNPATVYTEKIADLQSGGPYYFAGAFNNYQEYLVKANLHYARIDPLIFLQNVTPGKTYTFTDNVTAYVWDNSTLSNMPVQISNATVYVYLKYLGDGMPYENVTVNGKPFMVIAKNDGNGIYTANINTSSLKPGVYEIVAKAVWNAGGASRELFNFGSIAVGAVPTTTTTSTTTTPSSLPVVDIGIAVVAIVIIAAAVVLLRRR comes from the coding sequence ATGCAGAGCAAGTCAAAAGTGTTAAGCGTATTACTAGTAGGAATAATGCTGTTTTCAATGATAATAGATGTAGGAATATCCACTAACGCTGCATATGTCTCAGCTACAGCTAATGAACCGGTTATAAACTGGTACCAAGTGAGCTATACATGTCCGTGGGTTGGTAGCATAGAATACATATTTTCGATAAGTACCCACACAGCCGAGTTCTCAGCTCTCCAAAAGGGACAAATAGACTTCGCTACAATAACCCACCAGTCTGACTTCGAGACTGGACAGAAGGATTCAAACTTGTGGGTTAACACGTCAGTTCAGGAATCATTCGGATTGCTAGCGTTCGCCTTCGGAAACCCGCTTACCGCTAACGTCAACTTCAGGTATGCAATATCTAACCTGCTGAACTATCAAGTAATAACAGACAAAATTAATGACGATGGGCTCTTAGGTATAGGCACTCCCTACTATCTGTTCCCAGGGATACCCTTCTATAAGCCATTCATAAGCGAAAACGCCTCTCTCTGGTATCAGAAATACGAGTCCTACAACCTAAGCATGGCAGTATACCACTTAGAGCAAATACCAAACGTGACTCACGTCAATGGACAATGGTATTATCAAGGGAAGCCCCTTAAGCTCACTTTCACATATCCTTCAGGAGACACTCCCGCAGAGAAGTTAGCCACTTACTTGCAAGACCAAGCTGCAAGCATAAACCTCACTATAGTCCCCGTTCAAACTACTTTCGCTCAGTTGATTGAGGCAGCTACAACTCCTCCATACAATGCATTTAACATCACGACGTTCGGGTGGGTCAACTTAGGACCGTTCGCTGAATCGTGGATGCAGGGAATATACACCAGCCCTTCAAACACTGGAGGATTTTCCAACTCTACGATAGATACCCTTCTAGATAAAGCGTCATTAGCCCCTTCACTGACACAAGCAGAAGTATACGTCAGAGAAGCTGACTTTTACCTACAACAGCAGTTACCATACATCATTACCTCCTGGTCAAATGCTGTAGACGGAATTTACTTGCCGGGTTGGGCTGACTACATATATCTAAACGTCACTTCAGAGTATGCATATTCAATAATTAATGTACATCCAAGGGGAAGCTTCCTAAACGGAACTTTCATATACTCCTCAGTGTCCTCGAGCGCTCCCAGACACATCAACCCGTACGCCAGCGCTTCAGTTTACGCATTCAATGTTCTAGGAGACATATACCCAGGTCTAGTAAGTTATGAGTACGCGAACCAGACAGCTTTGTTACCTCTGCTAGCTAAGTCGTGGAATTTACAGTTGATACCCAAAGAGACCCTTCCGAACGGAGACTTGATAGTTAATGGTTCGGTGTTGACAGTTAACTTGGTGCACAACGCAACATGGGATAACGGAGTCCCGGTCACTGCGTATGATGTGAACTTCACTATATGGTGGTTGGACATCCCCGGCATGATGGGAACCAACACCTTTGACGGTCTACATGTGAACTACACTGCCTTATATAATAATGGAGAGATAAGCACAGACTACTTCGGATCTCAGCCTTACATAGTCTGGACCCAAGTTACTTCACCCTATCAAATAAAGATCTACATGAACGCTTCAAGCTATGCTGATGAGTTTGATGCCCTAGACGGTTACTACGTCTACCCAGCCTTCGTGTTTAACACAACTAACCCTGCGACCGTGTACACTGAGAAGATAGCCGACCTTCAATCAGGAGGTCCATACTACTTCGCTGGTGCCTTTAACAACTATCAGGAGTACCTAGTAAAGGCTAACCTACACTACGCTAGGATCGATCCACTGATCTTCCTACAGAACGTGACCCCAGGGAAAACTTACACCTTCACAGACAACGTAACGGCTTACGTATGGGACAACTCTACATTGAGCAACATGCCTGTTCAAATCAGCAACGCTACAGTATATGTCTACTTGAAGTACCTCGGAGACGGAATGCCGTATGAGAATGTTACTGTGAACGGAAAACCGTTCATGGTAATAGCAAAGAATGACGGAAACGGAATATACACAGCTAACATAAACACGTCCTCTCTCAAGCCCGGAGTCTACGAAATAGTAGCTAAGGCTGTATGGAACGCGGGAGGAGCTAGCAGAGAACTATTCAATTTCGGTTCAATAGCTGTAGGTGCAGTACCTACTACAACGACCACATCGACCACAACCACACCGTCGTCCCTACCTGTAGTCGATATAGGAATAGCTGTAGTTGCCATAGTAATTATAGCTGCAGCTGTAGTATTATTAAGGAGAAGGTAA
- a CDS encoding PH domain-containing protein: MKIDSSNILNYLIFLAGWYVFLLLYMTWKRAYSYQLHENEIVFKTPTKTFKVNVREIRDVFVSQGLIARKFKCGSVYVVLNGDVKRLWDINFPEDVAERIRKLT, encoded by the coding sequence ATGAAGATTGACTCTTCTAACATCTTGAACTACTTGATTTTCCTTGCTGGATGGTATGTATTTCTTCTACTCTACATGACATGGAAAAGGGCATATTCCTATCAATTACATGAGAACGAAATTGTCTTCAAGACGCCTACAAAGACGTTTAAAGTAAACGTGAGGGAAATACGTGATGTTTTTGTAAGCCAAGGTTTAATTGCAAGGAAATTCAAGTGTGGATCGGTGTACGTTGTCCTCAATGGGGACGTGAAGAGGCTATGGGATATCAATTTCCCTGAAGATGTTGCAGAACGAATCAGGAAATTAACCTGA
- a CDS encoding ABC transporter ATP-binding protein — MSELYKVENLTKQFQAYKRNLIESLSRTKVPQIRALEDVSFSIKEGEVMGVVGESGSGKTTLGKIMAMIETPTHGKLTFMGKDVTTNRGELMKSISMVFQNPLTSMNPRMKVKEIVSEPLGKYDEGRVKEVLSMVGLDFNYVGEKLPRELSGGQLQRVAIARALSKKVKFLVLDEPTSALDVSVQAQVLNMLVDLQKETGISYLFITHNIAVARFISDRIMVLYAGKVMEIGDADKVLKEPAHPYTKSLVDSLPSIQKKEVKPPEGEVPSLINLPRGCRFGPRCPFATDLCKEKEPPEFEIGDRKVACWLFSPNGEKNPS, encoded by the coding sequence ATGAGTGAACTGTACAAGGTAGAGAACCTAACCAAACAGTTCCAGGCTTACAAGAGGAACCTGATCGAATCACTGTCCAGGACGAAAGTGCCGCAGATCAGGGCTTTGGAGGACGTGTCTTTCAGTATCAAAGAAGGAGAAGTCATGGGTGTAGTAGGCGAGAGCGGTTCCGGGAAAACCACACTAGGAAAGATAATGGCCATGATAGAGACTCCCACTCATGGGAAACTGACTTTCATGGGGAAAGACGTAACAACTAACAGAGGCGAGCTCATGAAGAGCATAAGTATGGTCTTTCAGAACCCGTTGACCTCAATGAACCCCAGGATGAAGGTGAAAGAAATAGTTTCAGAACCCTTAGGAAAATACGATGAAGGGAGAGTGAAGGAAGTTCTGTCCATGGTAGGTTTGGACTTCAATTACGTAGGCGAGAAGCTACCCAGGGAGTTATCGGGAGGACAACTCCAAAGGGTAGCAATTGCGAGGGCACTCTCAAAGAAGGTTAAATTCCTTGTGTTAGACGAGCCCACTTCAGCCTTAGACGTGTCAGTCCAGGCTCAGGTGCTGAACATGTTAGTCGACTTACAGAAGGAAACAGGGATCTCTTATCTCTTCATCACTCACAACATTGCAGTAGCAAGGTTCATCTCGGACAGGATCATGGTACTTTACGCTGGGAAAGTGATGGAGATAGGCGACGCCGATAAGGTCCTGAAAGAGCCTGCACATCCTTACACCAAGTCGTTGGTTGACTCCCTACCATCAATCCAGAAGAAGGAAGTGAAACCACCGGAGGGAGAGGTGCCATCCCTGATAAATTTACCCCGTGGGTGTAGGTTTGGCCCGAGATGTCCGTTCGCGACGGATTTGTGCAAAGAAAAGGAACCTCCTGAGTTTGAAATCGGTGATAGGAAAGTTGCGTGCTGGTTGTTTTCGCCCAACGGTGAGAAAAACCCTAGTTAA
- a CDS encoding ABC transporter ATP-binding protein codes for MTLLHIEDLEVSYKTMGGEVKILDGVNLDVDKGEIVGVVGESGSGKSTLGHSIVRLLPYNARLKGKILVDGFDVVKANEKQMYFLRGTSMFMIFQNPLNSLNPVKTVGHQLIETSLIRHQKEGKKIDNDEAYKESLGALKDLRLPDPENIMKRYPHQLSGGQIQRIVIAMSMLLKPKILIADEPTSALDVTVQAQVVKLLKQLNTEIGVSIIFITHDIALSYAISSRILVLYGGQVMEDGPSEDVIKVPLHPYSQGLISSIPSINKREGKLKAIPGNPPSFTDLPKGCRFSPRCEKVMDKCRESVPGLTSKDKRNVRCFLYE; via the coding sequence ATGACGTTACTTCACATAGAGGATTTAGAAGTTTCTTACAAGACCATGGGAGGAGAAGTCAAGATTCTCGACGGAGTTAACCTTGATGTAGATAAAGGGGAGATAGTAGGAGTAGTAGGCGAGAGCGGTTCTGGGAAGTCAACTTTGGGTCATTCCATAGTTAGGCTTCTCCCTTATAACGCGAGGTTGAAAGGCAAGATCCTCGTGGACGGCTTTGATGTAGTGAAAGCTAATGAGAAACAGATGTACTTCTTGAGGGGTACGTCGATGTTCATGATCTTCCAAAATCCTCTCAACAGTCTAAACCCAGTGAAGACTGTAGGACACCAGCTAATTGAAACTTCCTTAATTAGACATCAGAAGGAGGGCAAGAAAATAGACAATGATGAGGCTTACAAGGAGTCCTTAGGTGCACTGAAGGACTTGAGACTACCCGACCCAGAGAACATAATGAAACGTTATCCACACCAACTTTCCGGAGGTCAAATTCAGAGGATAGTGATAGCTATGTCAATGTTGCTTAAGCCTAAGATCCTGATAGCCGACGAGCCTACCTCTGCTTTAGACGTCACTGTTCAGGCCCAGGTCGTCAAGCTTCTGAAGCAACTTAACACGGAGATCGGAGTTTCAATCATATTCATAACTCACGACATAGCTCTTTCATACGCTATATCGAGCAGGATCCTCGTCCTATACGGAGGACAGGTGATGGAGGACGGGCCCAGCGAGGACGTGATAAAGGTTCCTCTCCATCCTTATTCTCAAGGTCTAATCTCCAGCATACCATCCATAAACAAGAGGGAGGGGAAGTTGAAGGCGATTCCGGGAAACCCACCTTCTTTCACAGACCTTCCCAAGGGATGCAGGTTCAGCCCGAGGTGCGAGAAGGTGATGGACAAGTGCAGGGAAAGCGTACCAGGGCTTACTTCAAAGGACAAAAGAAATGTGAGGTGTTTCCTTTATGAGTGA
- a CDS encoding ABC transporter permease translates to MTETANEKKRKEEAKEEPTSGVRFYLHAIRRDKLGFSGLIIVLFFFGWSILEGALQLIGGYIHREYLGWILLPSDPLKPSLSNAFHPPSLSSWTYLLGANAEGESILSRIFYAMPRDALVSVIVVLLAVVVGMLIGVIAGYVGGIVDDLLMRLTDAILAFPAIILVIAVAEILKGNFDAVIVGLSLVWWPTYARLFRAQTLKVKEMDYITAAKLYNVSKVKFFVKYLVLNTIDPIIAYSALDFGNVILAYSTLAFFGIGVTVNIPELGEMASDGLAGLPLYWWWPIFPSVAILLIVLGFVLLGDRLQDIIQGRLA, encoded by the coding sequence ATGACGGAGACAGCGAATGAAAAGAAGAGGAAAGAGGAAGCGAAGGAGGAGCCGACTTCGGGGGTCAGGTTCTACCTTCATGCAATAAGGAGGGATAAGCTAGGTTTCTCAGGATTGATAATAGTGCTCTTCTTCTTCGGTTGGTCAATCCTGGAAGGAGCTCTACAGCTGATAGGAGGCTACATACACCGCGAGTATCTGGGATGGATCCTCCTTCCGAGTGATCCGCTCAAGCCTTCTCTATCTAATGCTTTTCACCCCCCATCCCTTTCTTCGTGGACTTATCTGCTGGGAGCTAACGCTGAAGGGGAGAGCATCCTCTCTAGAATATTTTACGCTATGCCTAGGGACGCGTTGGTTTCAGTCATCGTTGTACTCCTGGCAGTGGTGGTAGGGATGTTAATAGGAGTGATAGCAGGTTACGTCGGAGGGATAGTTGACGACCTGCTCATGAGGCTCACGGACGCAATTTTGGCTTTCCCTGCCATAATACTAGTAATTGCCGTGGCAGAAATCCTTAAGGGTAACTTTGACGCTGTTATCGTAGGGCTCAGCTTAGTTTGGTGGCCAACCTACGCTAGGCTGTTCAGGGCACAGACACTAAAGGTGAAGGAGATGGACTACATCACTGCAGCGAAGCTGTACAATGTTTCTAAGGTGAAGTTCTTCGTCAAGTATCTGGTGCTCAACACCATAGACCCTATAATAGCTTACTCAGCTCTTGACTTCGGGAACGTGATTTTAGCTTACTCGACTTTGGCTTTCTTTGGCATAGGAGTGACTGTCAATATACCCGAGCTGGGAGAGATGGCTTCAGACGGACTGGCCGGGTTACCGCTCTACTGGTGGTGGCCTATCTTCCCCAGCGTGGCCATCCTCCTGATAGTCCTAGGTTTCGTGTTATTGGGAGATAGATTACAAGACATAATACAAGGTAGGTTAGCATGA
- a CDS encoding ABC transporter permease: MGYGLLAFILKRVAYAVVSLIFLIVVLFAVINIILPSPIAKARIYVRNPHVPYSELEAIAREHGFYKPLYVQILDYIWNVLHGNLGIDPVYGVPETQLIMQYLPITLELVIPATILTVIIGIVMGAISASNRGNWKDLLVKGIYLTSWSSPSFFIATVILLIFAYDLGLFPSSGMVNPLLTPPPNVTGFPILNAIIAGDTTYLISLIRHMVLPVISIALVSFGVITRLARSSLIESLESDFSKLAFMKGKTKSQVTYGVALRNGSLPIVTLVALLFAQSIAGDVVIEDIFDYHGLGYYLLTTGIYQLDYVALLDITLIDGVLVIVANLIADILYGVLDPRVRVS; encoded by the coding sequence ATGGGTTACGGTCTGTTAGCATTTATTTTAAAGAGAGTAGCTTACGCTGTAGTCTCCCTCATATTTTTGATAGTTGTGCTCTTCGCCGTGATCAACATTATTTTACCATCTCCTATAGCTAAGGCCAGAATATACGTAAGAAACCCTCACGTGCCTTACTCTGAGCTGGAGGCTATAGCCAGAGAGCACGGGTTCTATAAGCCTCTTTACGTCCAGATATTGGATTACATATGGAACGTATTGCACGGGAACTTGGGAATAGACCCGGTCTACGGAGTTCCAGAAACTCAGCTTATCATGCAATACCTTCCTATAACATTGGAGTTGGTTATCCCTGCAACCATTCTAACCGTCATCATAGGGATAGTCATGGGAGCTATATCTGCGTCCAACAGGGGGAACTGGAAGGATCTCCTCGTGAAGGGGATTTACCTCACCTCATGGTCGTCTCCTTCCTTTTTCATAGCTACAGTGATACTCCTGATCTTCGCATACGACTTGGGACTCTTCCCCTCCTCAGGCATGGTAAATCCCCTCCTCACTCCTCCGCCTAACGTCACGGGTTTTCCAATACTGAACGCTATAATAGCCGGAGACACTACATATCTGATAAGCCTGATAAGGCACATGGTTCTTCCGGTGATATCTATTGCTCTGGTAAGTTTCGGCGTAATAACGAGGCTGGCCAGGAGTTCCCTGATAGAGAGCCTAGAGTCTGACTTCTCCAAGTTAGCCTTCATGAAGGGGAAGACCAAGTCACAAGTGACTTACGGTGTGGCGCTGAGGAACGGATCATTACCTATAGTGACGCTGGTAGCCTTACTTTTCGCTCAGTCCATAGCAGGAGACGTGGTTATCGAGGACATCTTCGACTATCACGGGTTAGGGTACTACCTTCTCACCACCGGAATATATCAGTTAGACTACGTTGCCCTCCTCGACATAACTTTAATTGATGGAGTGCTGGTAATTGTTGCTAACTTGATTGCAGACATCCTCTATGGTGTTCTAGACCCCAGGGTGAGAGTGTCATGA
- a CDS encoding ABC transporter substrate-binding protein produces MKKHGFSISPKTERAISKTLAIVIVLVIIIAAAGAYFFLVHKTSTPTLNTSTLTDIAQVAAPDSLDPATGFYTQDGPLFTAVYQELVEFNGSDYHSVVPVLAQNFTEENDYNSFVFNMRPYATFSNGMPVNASDVWFSLYRTILMGQGVGVSNYVGLLFNSTQYSIYGIALPWGVCDAIQNVTGIHTEGNVNLTAKILSQILSNFNPSNSTIMKIMEYPDQAVVVLGNDKVEVNLLPGVHYKFFLTDMAAWWGAIVYPGYIDAHGGVQYNQQNDYVNLHGAIGSGPYVISSVQTGFSTITLKANPNYWGNGHNVPAPAQPAKIPNIVIYYGLSHTDRLEEFDKNQAQISYVSVPSITQMESGYYNSSASSSILDNLGVTPGVFYISMNEQVFPTNITDFRLALEHAVNYTALLDLYSSNGQILAKEFLGPISPTFPGYYNPNNLPMYSYNINEAIHYLQMAGEQGHFYVTLPNGTKIGDTSGSALPTLDIYTLSPVPEITQEELTLVKTELSQIGISVSIQAVAASVTDNWDSASSTPALVQLGWVPDWPDPVAQQLIPLTDINDGGLSGDLAWMNVSTLTQMYTTLPFITNTTEQEHLVGVAYNITYNNAPYIWLPYPSTYYFVQPYIGGFTYNPYVGYFYNMMYYKYS; encoded by the coding sequence ATGAAGAAGCATGGATTTAGTATATCTCCTAAAACAGAACGTGCAATTTCTAAAACATTGGCGATAGTGATAGTTCTTGTAATAATAATAGCTGCCGCTGGAGCTTACTTCTTCCTGGTTCATAAAACATCAACCCCAACGTTGAACACTTCGACTCTAACTGACATAGCACAAGTTGCAGCGCCTGACTCCTTAGACCCTGCGACGGGATTCTATACTCAGGACGGTCCGCTCTTCACAGCAGTTTATCAGGAACTAGTTGAATTCAACGGGTCGGACTATCACAGCGTAGTTCCAGTCCTAGCCCAGAACTTCACTGAAGAGAACGATTATAACTCATTCGTGTTCAACATGAGGCCTTATGCTACGTTCAGCAACGGAATGCCGGTTAACGCCTCTGACGTGTGGTTCTCACTCTACAGGACCATATTGATGGGACAAGGAGTAGGAGTATCTAACTATGTAGGGCTACTGTTCAACTCTACGCAATATTCTATATACGGCATAGCTCTACCTTGGGGAGTATGCGATGCCATACAGAACGTCACTGGTATACACACTGAGGGGAACGTTAACTTGACTGCTAAAATTCTATCTCAGATATTATCCAACTTCAATCCGTCTAACTCTACGATAATGAAGATCATGGAGTACCCTGACCAAGCTGTAGTCGTTCTAGGAAACGACAAGGTAGAGGTGAACTTGCTCCCAGGAGTGCACTACAAGTTCTTCCTCACAGACATGGCAGCCTGGTGGGGAGCGATAGTGTACCCAGGCTACATTGACGCACACGGAGGTGTCCAATACAATCAGCAGAACGATTACGTCAACCTTCACGGTGCGATAGGGTCAGGTCCTTACGTAATTTCCTCTGTTCAAACCGGATTTTCTACGATAACGCTTAAGGCCAATCCGAACTACTGGGGTAACGGACATAACGTTCCTGCACCTGCTCAGCCCGCAAAGATCCCGAATATAGTGATATACTACGGTCTGTCTCATACGGATAGGTTAGAGGAATTCGATAAGAACCAAGCCCAAATATCTTACGTTTCAGTTCCCTCTATAACTCAGATGGAATCTGGTTATTACAATAGCTCAGCCTCGTCTTCAATACTGGACAACTTGGGAGTAACACCCGGCGTCTTTTACATCTCAATGAACGAGCAAGTGTTCCCCACAAATATCACCGACTTTAGACTAGCCTTAGAGCATGCAGTAAATTACACCGCGTTGTTGGATCTATACAGTAGTAATGGGCAAATACTAGCTAAGGAATTTCTAGGTCCTATATCTCCGACTTTCCCAGGATATTACAATCCTAACAACTTACCAATGTATTCCTACAACATAAATGAGGCTATACATTACCTGCAGATGGCCGGTGAACAAGGACACTTCTACGTGACCTTACCGAACGGAACTAAGATAGGAGATACCAGCGGAAGTGCCCTCCCCACTCTGGACATTTACACGCTCTCTCCAGTTCCAGAAATAACGCAGGAGGAGTTGACCCTAGTGAAGACCGAATTGAGCCAAATAGGGATATCGGTTAGCATACAAGCTGTTGCAGCGTCAGTAACGGACAACTGGGACTCTGCATCGTCAACTCCTGCATTAGTCCAACTGGGATGGGTTCCAGACTGGCCAGATCCGGTAGCCCAGCAGTTGATACCTTTAACAGACATCAACGACGGAGGACTATCAGGAGACCTAGCATGGATGAACGTGAGTACCCTAACGCAGATGTACACTACCTTGCCGTTCATAACGAACACGACGGAGCAAGAACACTTAGTCGGAGTGGCTTACAACATAACTTACAATAACGCTCCGTACATATGGTTACCTTATCCAAGTACTTACTACTTCGTTCAGCCTTACATAGGAGGGTTCACGTACAACCCTTACGTTGGGTACTTCTACAACATGATGTACTACAAGTACTCATGA
- a CDS encoding M1 family metallopeptidase gives MIQVSSYEIDLSFKDLDYSGKVKISLSSDEDVVLDSVKHEIYSVTSSGNSLKFVREGDKVRIYTGKFSGTLEVSFSGKVDEEGIQGIYKAPYPGGYMISTQFEANYARRFIPCIDDPSKKATFLIRVQVDKDKDVISNMPIKEVVDQGNRKTVIFHETPKMSTYLLYLGIGKFEEVKEDFRFPILLATVPGKSVRGKFSLDVAKKSVEFYEKYFSIPYQLPKMHLIAVPEFSAGAMENWGAITFREIALLADDKTPFSRKRRIAVTVAHELAHQWFGDLVTMKWWDDLWLNESFATFMSHKAMDAIRKDWDLIGYFLSIETSEAMERDSLFTHPIHVPVKTPEEIEEIFDEISYGKGASILRMIESYVGEENFRKGVSEYLKKFSFSNAEASDLWTSISNVSGEDVNSIMEEWIMNEGYPVLKVKREGDGKIRISQERFSLVETKDRLYKVPVTALVDGKENSFLMTEKEKVIEGTKAKLNLDRAGFYRVFYDDVDSFFETDPNPKERWGLINDYFAFLMKGMIGQDEYLSLVRRMENEENHLPAGEVASQMFLLYTINPERWGIAKQVLTKYAERWKTRESEVDRQLYASLVDSLSYMDESFASTIAPMFEKMDSMIPEMKDAVALAYSVAGGEKAHERLMSLYKESNFDEEKLRYLRAMLASHKPCLVANALNMALSGEVKKQDIPFMVIWGSMFNESRDVTWEWFKAHMERISRYYQGTPRMGVIMGNVLPLVGLTHEDAVKVAENVKEGKAFVEVGKQKLQLYKKLF, from the coding sequence ATGATTCAAGTATCTTCGTATGAGATAGACCTATCTTTTAAGGATTTGGACTACTCTGGTAAGGTAAAAATAAGCCTGTCCTCTGACGAGGACGTAGTTCTCGACTCAGTTAAGCACGAGATTTATTCGGTGACGTCCTCGGGTAATTCTCTCAAGTTCGTGAGGGAAGGAGACAAGGTGAGGATATACACTGGGAAGTTCTCGGGTACGCTTGAGGTCTCTTTCTCAGGGAAGGTAGACGAGGAAGGAATACAAGGGATATACAAAGCTCCCTACCCTGGTGGTTACATGATCTCAACTCAGTTCGAAGCCAACTACGCCAGGAGGTTCATTCCTTGTATCGACGACCCTTCAAAGAAGGCAACGTTCCTGATCAGGGTCCAAGTCGACAAGGACAAGGACGTGATCTCCAACATGCCGATCAAGGAAGTCGTAGACCAGGGGAACAGGAAGACTGTGATATTCCACGAGACACCCAAGATGTCTACTTACCTCCTTTACCTGGGGATAGGGAAGTTCGAGGAAGTGAAGGAGGACTTTCGCTTCCCCATCTTGTTGGCTACTGTCCCGGGGAAGTCAGTGAGGGGGAAGTTCTCTCTCGACGTGGCGAAGAAGTCGGTGGAGTTCTATGAGAAATACTTCTCCATACCCTACCAGCTCCCTAAGATGCACCTCATTGCAGTTCCTGAGTTCTCCGCTGGCGCGATGGAGAACTGGGGAGCCATAACTTTCAGGGAAATAGCGCTCCTAGCAGACGACAAGACTCCTTTCTCCAGGAAGAGGAGAATAGCTGTCACTGTAGCCCACGAGTTGGCTCACCAGTGGTTCGGCGACTTGGTGACCATGAAGTGGTGGGACGACCTTTGGTTGAACGAGAGCTTCGCTACCTTCATGAGCCACAAGGCAATGGACGCGATAAGGAAGGACTGGGACTTGATCGGATACTTCCTGTCAATTGAGACCAGTGAAGCCATGGAGAGGGACTCCCTCTTTACCCACCCTATTCACGTACCCGTGAAGACTCCAGAGGAGATAGAGGAGATCTTCGACGAGATAAGCTACGGGAAAGGAGCAAGCATACTCAGGATGATAGAGAGTTACGTGGGAGAGGAGAACTTCAGGAAGGGAGTGTCGGAGTACCTGAAGAAGTTCTCGTTCTCTAACGCAGAGGCATCAGACTTATGGACTTCCATCTCTAACGTGTCTGGAGAGGACGTAAACTCCATCATGGAGGAGTGGATAATGAATGAGGGCTACCCCGTCCTCAAGGTGAAGAGGGAAGGAGATGGGAAGATCAGGATATCCCAGGAGAGGTTCTCCCTAGTTGAGACTAAGGACAGGTTATACAAGGTCCCCGTCACTGCTCTCGTAGACGGTAAGGAGAACAGCTTCCTCATGACCGAGAAGGAGAAGGTAATAGAGGGAACTAAAGCGAAACTCAACTTGGACAGAGCCGGGTTCTATCGCGTGTTCTACGACGACGTTGATTCATTCTTTGAGACCGACCCCAACCCCAAGGAGAGGTGGGGCCTAATCAACGACTACTTCGCCTTCCTCATGAAGGGAATGATCGGACAGGACGAGTATCTATCGTTGGTGAGGAGGATGGAGAACGAGGAGAACCACTTACCTGCAGGAGAAGTCGCGTCTCAGATGTTCCTGCTTTACACTATAAACCCTGAGAGGTGGGGCATCGCAAAGCAAGTTTTAACCAAATACGCTGAGAGGTGGAAGACCAGGGAATCAGAGGTGGACAGACAGCTCTACGCTTCCCTTGTGGATTCCCTCTCTTACATGGACGAGAGCTTCGCGTCTACTATCGCCCCCATGTTCGAGAAAATGGACTCAATGATACCTGAAATGAAGGATGCAGTAGCTTTAGCTTACTCCGTCGCAGGGGGTGAGAAGGCACACGAGAGGCTCATGAGCTTGTACAAGGAGTCCAATTTCGACGAGGAGAAGTTGAGGTACTTGAGGGCAATGTTGGCTTCACACAAGCCCTGCTTGGTAGCCAATGCTCTGAACATGGCCCTCTCAGGGGAAGTGAAGAAGCAGGACATACCATTCATGGTGATCTGGGGTTCTATGTTCAACGAGTCTAGAGATGTAACTTGGGAATGGTTCAAGGCCCACATGGAGAGAATATCTCGCTATTATCAAGGCACTCCGAGGATGGGAGTAATCATGGGGAACGTCCTCCCCTTGGTTGGGCTCACTCACGAAGACGCAGTGAAGGTAGCGGAGAACGTGAAGGAAGGGAAGGCCTTCGTGGAAGTAGGAAAACAGAAGCTACAGCTTTACAAGAAACTGTTTTAA